In a genomic window of Verrucomicrobiota bacterium:
- a CDS encoding ABC-2 family transporter protein: protein MQRVYEYLQIYGVMLRNSLIREMSFKLNFVLWLAVEALWFVGQLAFIEVIYGQVSALGDWTKWQMVLLVGTHQIVSQIFQAFFYPNLVNLPELVRTGKLDFVLLQPADGQFLVSARQFGLDSLVNAGAGVAVVVYSLARLHLVPGPGQVLLYVVTLCLGVSVHYAVMFGLATMSFWITRTQGLIYGYYNMISLARYPDAVFKGAVKFIFSWVLPVIVVTNVPARLLMNATSTPWPLALHLVVASALMVMLSRVLWTVALRRYSSASS from the coding sequence ATGCAGCGCGTTTACGAATACCTCCAGATCTACGGGGTCATGCTGCGGAACTCGCTCATCCGCGAGATGAGTTTCAAGCTGAACTTTGTCCTGTGGCTGGCCGTGGAGGCGTTATGGTTTGTCGGCCAACTGGCCTTCATCGAGGTCATCTACGGCCAGGTCAGCGCTCTTGGCGACTGGACGAAATGGCAAATGGTGCTTCTGGTCGGAACCCACCAGATCGTGAGCCAGATTTTTCAGGCGTTTTTCTATCCTAACCTCGTGAACCTGCCGGAACTGGTGCGTACGGGCAAGCTTGATTTTGTCTTACTCCAGCCTGCAGACGGCCAGTTTCTGGTCTCGGCCCGCCAATTCGGGTTGGACAGCCTTGTAAATGCCGGGGCCGGCGTGGCCGTCGTGGTCTATTCGCTGGCCCGGCTTCATCTGGTACCCGGTCCGGGCCAGGTGCTGCTGTATGTAGTCACGCTTTGCCTCGGCGTCAGCGTCCATTACGCGGTCATGTTCGGCCTGGCGACGATGAGTTTCTGGATCACGAGAACCCAGGGCCTGATTTACGGCTATTATAATATGATCAGCCTCGCGCGCTACCCGGACGCGGTCTTCAAAGGCGCCGTTAAATTCATTTTCAGTTGGGTCTTGCCGGTCATCGTGGTGACCAACGTGCCTGCCCGCTTGCTGATGAACGCTACCTCCACACCGTGGCCGCTCGCCCTGCACCTGGTCGTGGCCTCGGCCTTGATGGTGATGCTGTCCCGGGTTCTTTGGACCGTCGCCCTGCGGCGTTACTCAAGTGCCAGTTCGTGA
- a CDS encoding TraR/DksA C4-type zinc finger protein, protein MAKSKANKKDTTTPLNGHEAERVDVAPEAVTPAPNGDENVSPFLRQQKARLLQLRDSLLDSMAGVSGDILRARAEGSEASAFGMHQADAGSDAYDRDFALSLLSQEQDALYEIEEALKRIDAGTYGTCEMSGKQIPEARLEAIPFARFTVECQAQIEKQRKATRVRQPVTSLFGLTEEEVGEGEEEDTITETKD, encoded by the coding sequence ATGGCGAAATCGAAAGCGAATAAAAAAGATACCACCACGCCCTTAAATGGCCATGAGGCGGAGAGGGTGGACGTTGCCCCAGAAGCTGTAACCCCCGCCCCAAACGGCGATGAAAACGTCTCCCCTTTTCTGCGCCAGCAAAAGGCGCGTCTCCTGCAACTCCGTGACAGCCTGCTGGATTCGATGGCGGGAGTGTCAGGCGATATCCTGCGCGCGCGGGCCGAAGGAAGTGAGGCCTCGGCTTTCGGGATGCACCAGGCCGATGCCGGCAGCGACGCTTATGACCGCGATTTTGCGCTCAGCCTGCTGTCGCAAGAGCAGGACGCGTTGTACGAAATTGAAGAAGCCCTGAAGCGCATCGACGCGGGAACTTACGGCACCTGCGAGATGTCCGGTAAACAGATCCCGGAAGCTCGTCTGGAAGCGATTCCGTTTGCCCGGTTTACCGTGGAATGCCAGGCCCAGATTGAGAAGCAGCGCAAGGCAACCCGGGTCCGGCAACCGGTGACGTCACTTTTCGGCTTAACTGAAGAGGAAGTCGGCGAAGGTGAGGAAGAGGACACCATTACGGAGACCAAGGACTAG
- the rpmG gene encoding 50S ribosomal protein L33, with the protein MPRDIIILECTEAKAEGKPASRYVTTRNKKSPNTPGRLEKRKYNPFLRRHTLHREIK; encoded by the coding sequence ATGCCCAGAGATATCATTATCTTGGAATGCACCGAGGCCAAGGCGGAGGGGAAGCCGGCCTCCCGTTACGTGACGACCCGTAACAAGAAGAGCCCGAACACCCCGGGGCGGTTGGAGAAAAGGAAGTATAACCCTTTCTTGCGCCGGCATACCCTGCATCGAGAGATAAAGTAA
- the rpsR gene encoding 30S ribosomal protein S18, whose product MEPKNAKRRSNFRRANRAMPRRRIDISVEAIDYKNPDLLRKFVTESGKILPRRVTGMPAHLHRKITREIKRARSVLLMK is encoded by the coding sequence ATGGAGCCTAAAAACGCCAAGCGCCGCTCGAACTTCCGCCGTGCCAATCGCGCCATGCCGCGCCGGCGGATCGACATCTCGGTTGAAGCCATCGATTACAAAAATCCCGATCTGTTGCGGAAATTCGTCACCGAGAGCGGCAAAATCCTGCCCCGCCGGGTTACCGGCATGCCGGCTCACCTGCACCGGAAGATCACCCGCGAAATCAAGCGGGCGCGTTCGGTCCTTTTGATGAAATAA
- a CDS encoding 30S ribosomal protein S1 has protein sequence MQELIAKSLRDYKEGSIVKGRVLEVRPREVLVDIGYKSEGVIPASEFDDINEVEVGDEVEVLLEKLENEDGMVVLSKEKAAHKQNWDKIVKVFEGDGLIKGKVRAVVKGGLTVNIGVEAFLPGSQIDIVPPKDLQQFVGNTYDFKIVKINDERKNVVLSRREIIEQERAEKRARFLETVKVGDTVRGTVKNLTDFGAFIDLDGMDGLLHITDMTWGRLTHPSELLKIGQEVEVVVLDINREKERVSLGLKQTQRNPWDKIEERFPVGAKVRGRVTNLVPYGAFVEIEEGVEGLIHVSELSWTKRVTRPSDVLTQGQEIEAVVLGVNKEEQKISLGVRQLEPNPWDEIEHKYVIGSRVRGKIRNMTAYGAFVELEEGIDGMIHVSDLSWTRKINHPSEVLKKNDEVEAVVLDIDKVNQRISLGIKQLESDPWKEIDQKYKIGDLVHGKVTKLASFGAFVQLQDDIDGLVHISQLSEEHVAKVKDVLKVGQEVEARVIKVDKNERRIGLSIKAAHYSDDELRRETEAFDSLRPGEDMVGLEQAFQAAEEEYRPGDRKK, from the coding sequence ATGCAGGAGCTAATCGCGAAGTCCCTGCGCGATTACAAGGAAGGCAGCATTGTAAAGGGGCGCGTACTGGAAGTGCGGCCTCGCGAGGTCCTCGTCGACATCGGCTATAAGTCCGAGGGTGTGATACCCGCGTCGGAATTTGATGATATCAACGAGGTCGAGGTCGGTGATGAGGTCGAAGTGCTGCTCGAGAAGCTCGAAAACGAAGATGGGATGGTTGTTCTTTCCAAAGAGAAGGCCGCCCACAAGCAGAACTGGGACAAGATTGTCAAGGTTTTTGAGGGCGATGGCCTGATCAAGGGCAAGGTCCGTGCGGTTGTCAAAGGCGGCCTTACGGTCAACATCGGTGTTGAAGCCTTTCTCCCCGGTTCTCAGATTGACATCGTTCCGCCCAAAGATTTACAGCAGTTTGTCGGTAACACGTACGATTTCAAAATCGTTAAGATCAACGACGAACGAAAGAACGTCGTGCTGAGCCGGCGCGAAATCATCGAACAGGAGCGCGCCGAGAAACGTGCCCGGTTCCTTGAGACCGTAAAAGTCGGCGACACCGTCCGGGGTACGGTCAAGAACCTGACGGATTTCGGTGCGTTCATTGACCTGGACGGTATGGACGGCCTGTTGCACATCACCGACATGACCTGGGGTCGCCTGACCCACCCGAGCGAGTTGCTCAAGATCGGTCAGGAAGTCGAGGTGGTGGTGCTTGACATCAATCGGGAAAAAGAGCGCGTCTCGCTCGGCCTTAAGCAGACTCAGCGCAATCCTTGGGATAAGATCGAGGAACGGTTCCCCGTCGGAGCCAAAGTCCGTGGCCGGGTCACCAACCTCGTCCCTTACGGCGCGTTTGTCGAAATTGAGGAGGGCGTGGAAGGTCTGATCCACGTGTCTGAACTTTCCTGGACGAAACGGGTCACGCGTCCGTCGGATGTCCTGACTCAGGGACAGGAAATCGAGGCGGTGGTGCTCGGGGTCAACAAGGAAGAACAAAAAATCTCGCTCGGCGTCCGCCAACTCGAGCCCAACCCGTGGGATGAGATTGAGCACAAGTACGTCATCGGCTCCCGCGTACGCGGCAAGATCCGCAACATGACTGCGTACGGCGCCTTTGTGGAACTTGAAGAGGGCATCGATGGCATGATCCACGTGTCCGACCTGAGTTGGACCCGCAAAATCAATCATCCCAGTGAAGTTCTGAAGAAGAACGATGAGGTTGAAGCGGTGGTCCTGGACATCGACAAGGTCAATCAGCGCATCAGCCTTGGCATCAAGCAACTCGAGTCTGATCCGTGGAAGGAAATCGATCAGAAGTACAAGATCGGTGACCTCGTGCACGGCAAGGTAACCAAGCTGGCCAGCTTCGGCGCCTTCGTGCAGCTGCAGGATGATATCGATGGTCTGGTGCACATCTCGCAACTGAGCGAGGAACACGTCGCGAAGGTCAAGGATGTGCTCAAGGTGGGCCAGGAAGTGGAAGCCCGCGTGATCAAGGTTGATAAAAACGAGCGTCGCATCGGTCTCTCGATCAAGGCAGCCCATTACTCCGACGATGAACTCCGTCGGGAAACGGAAGCTTTCGACAGCTTGCGCCCTGGTGAGGACATGGTCGGCTTGGAGCAGGCGTTCCAGGCGGCTGAAGAAGAGTACCGGCCGGGCGATCGTAAGAAATAA
- a CDS encoding glutaredoxin: MEKPHIVAYLKTVCGWSNGVRAVLKKYDLPYEEKDIIKNPAFRWEMEQKSGQPLSPCVEINGIMLPDISGEEVEEYLVTQGLIQSDSRPTDVPLNAPCPPEQHAVPNVLFRR, encoded by the coding sequence ATGGAAAAACCGCACATCGTTGCGTACCTCAAGACCGTTTGCGGATGGAGCAATGGCGTCCGCGCAGTCCTGAAAAAGTACGACCTGCCCTACGAAGAAAAAGACATCATTAAGAATCCCGCTTTTCGTTGGGAAATGGAACAGAAGAGCGGTCAGCCCCTTTCGCCCTGCGTCGAGATCAACGGCATCATGCTGCCCGACATCAGCGGTGAAGAGGTGGAGGAATACCTGGTGACCCAGGGGCTCATCCAGAGCGATTCAAGGCCGACGGACGTGCCGCTGAACGCGCCATGTCCTCCGGAACAACACGCGGTTCCGAACGTGCTGTTCCGCCGCTGA
- a CDS encoding ABC transporter substrate-binding protein, whose product MNFLLGHSPDPDDAFMFYALAQHKIDARGHQFEHILQDIETLNQRALRGELHISAVSIHAYAYLADKYALLPCGASMGDGYGPMLVTLQDRPPGDDEAVCGWVRQRTIAVPGLKTSAYLALRLFAGEVRTVVVPFDQIFAYVQAGKADAGLIIHEGQLTYADEGFALVRDLGAWWKERTGMPLPLGGNVIRKDIPPDVCREVSGILKESIRYGLEHRRAGVEHSMPLARGLDLAKADRFIGMYVNDFTIDYGDTGRAAIREFLGQAVARKLIPHVVEPEFVE is encoded by the coding sequence ATGAATTTTCTCCTTGGCCATTCTCCTGACCCCGACGACGCGTTCATGTTCTACGCGTTGGCTCAGCACAAGATCGACGCTCGCGGGCACCAGTTCGAACACATCCTGCAGGACATCGAAACGCTGAATCAGCGGGCGCTCAGAGGAGAGCTTCACATCTCAGCGGTCTCCATTCACGCGTACGCTTACCTGGCCGACAAGTACGCCCTTTTGCCATGCGGGGCGAGCATGGGCGATGGGTACGGCCCGATGCTGGTCACCCTGCAGGATCGGCCACCGGGCGACGACGAAGCGGTTTGCGGTTGGGTCCGGCAACGCACCATCGCGGTGCCCGGCCTTAAGACCAGCGCCTATCTGGCGCTGCGGCTGTTTGCCGGGGAGGTCAGGACCGTGGTCGTTCCGTTTGATCAGATTTTCGCGTACGTGCAGGCGGGCAAGGCCGATGCGGGCCTCATCATCCATGAAGGGCAGCTCACCTATGCCGACGAAGGATTCGCGCTGGTGCGCGACCTGGGCGCCTGGTGGAAAGAGCGCACCGGCATGCCTTTGCCGCTAGGGGGAAATGTCATCCGCAAGGATATTCCCCCGGATGTGTGCAGGGAGGTATCCGGCATTCTCAAGGAGAGCATCAGGTACGGTCTCGAGCATCGCCGGGCCGGTGTGGAACACTCGATGCCTCTGGCGCGAGGGTTGGATCTGGCCAAGGCGGACCGGTTTATCGGCATGTACGTCAACGATTTTACCATCGACTATGGCGATACCGGACGCGCTGCCATTCGTGAGTTTCTCGGCCAGGCCGTTGCCCGGAAGCTCATCCCGCACGTCGTCGAGCCGGAATTTGTCGAGTAG
- a CDS encoding flippase-like domain-containing protein — protein MKKTITRTFQAIFTIGILVWVFHDPTKRAQMAAAFTKADPSWMLIGLPIAFAGEIANIMRWRILLRVQGMYLSWGRSFLLFFVGLFFNLFMPGYTGGDFARLYYLMREFPDRKKQAVLTIVMDRLIGIVALVLTAAATTFLRWDWLRQTPKSSVLLWTLVVMLIGFTVMLVGSFTLSGLKVAERLPHHFPFRERIVETSEAYHEFARAKLSTSYALLLSFPVLFSFYGAFYCSAQAVHASVSPLDMFSIMPIVTIIISLPITPSGVGFRESLIEILLRDLCGVPTQLGVLVSLLGFAFFVLFGLVGGIAYLFYSPKTRPGWREMETEVERAHEFTDS, from the coding sequence ATGAAGAAAACCATTACCCGAACTTTTCAGGCCATCTTCACGATCGGCATTCTCGTCTGGGTTTTTCATGATCCGACCAAGCGCGCACAAATGGCGGCTGCCTTTACCAAGGCCGACCCGTCGTGGATGCTGATCGGTCTGCCCATCGCCTTCGCCGGCGAGATTGCCAACATCATGCGGTGGCGGATCCTCCTGCGGGTACAAGGCATGTACTTGAGCTGGGGCCGTTCCTTCCTGCTCTTTTTCGTCGGACTGTTCTTTAACCTTTTCATGCCCGGTTACACCGGCGGCGACTTTGCACGGTTGTACTACCTGATGCGCGAGTTTCCCGACCGGAAAAAACAAGCGGTGCTGACCATCGTCATGGACCGTCTGATCGGGATCGTAGCCCTGGTTCTGACGGCCGCCGCGACCACCTTTCTCCGCTGGGACTGGCTCCGGCAAACGCCTAAATCTTCCGTCCTGCTCTGGACCCTGGTCGTGATGCTGATCGGGTTCACCGTCATGCTGGTCGGCTCGTTTACCCTGAGCGGGTTGAAGGTCGCCGAGCGATTGCCCCACCATTTTCCATTCCGCGAGCGAATCGTGGAAACGTCCGAGGCTTACCACGAGTTTGCCCGGGCCAAGCTTTCGACCTCGTACGCGCTCCTGCTTTCGTTTCCGGTTCTCTTCTCCTTCTACGGAGCCTTCTATTGTTCCGCACAGGCGGTTCACGCCAGCGTCTCGCCGCTTGATATGTTCAGCATCATGCCGATCGTGACGATCATCATCTCGCTGCCTATCACCCCGAGCGGCGTCGGCTTCCGTGAATCCCTTATCGAAATTCTGCTCCGGGATCTCTGCGGTGTTCCGACACAGCTGGGCGTACTGGTTTCGCTGCTCGGCTTCGCCTTTTTCGTGCTGTTCGGCCTGGTCGGCGGCATCGCTTACCTGTTCTATTCACCCAAAACGCGCCCCGGCTGGCGCGAGATGGAAACCGAGGTCGAACGCGCGCACGAGTTCACAGACTCATAG
- a CDS encoding phosphotransferase: protein MDSRPDSVYRFPTGLLTRIGAAVDVIRINSLAVRSHAARRYWVKERNLGSRWVINGANAFFRLVRNPVFVFSNVAAWQNWEVHCFSLLNGDRFAAFPVGNAVWLDALPGEDLALLAKQSRLQPVHLAAAGAEFRRMHELWSPEFNAKWSHGDPHLGNVIFDCDTGRGRIIDFETTHFRDVSPEQRHADDLKVFLLDLLGRSADGEWPDNASGFLNAYGRTCVLDHLRRIFVMPSGAERLWWAIRTSYLPGVLLRRRVTELQSVIP from the coding sequence TTGGACAGCAGACCTGACAGCGTTTACCGGTTTCCTACGGGCCTGTTGACCCGTATCGGAGCGGCCGTTGACGTGATCCGGATCAATTCTCTGGCCGTGAGGAGCCACGCTGCCCGGCGGTATTGGGTTAAGGAGCGCAACCTGGGAAGCCGGTGGGTGATCAATGGTGCAAACGCCTTCTTTCGGCTCGTGCGCAACCCTGTATTCGTTTTCTCAAACGTGGCGGCCTGGCAGAATTGGGAAGTGCACTGCTTCAGCCTCCTGAACGGGGATCGTTTCGCCGCTTTTCCAGTCGGCAATGCGGTCTGGTTGGACGCCCTTCCGGGCGAAGACCTTGCGTTGTTGGCCAAGCAGTCGCGTCTGCAACCCGTCCACCTGGCGGCGGCCGGGGCGGAATTCCGTCGCATGCACGAACTCTGGTCACCAGAGTTCAACGCAAAATGGTCGCATGGGGATCCGCACCTTGGGAACGTTATCTTCGACTGCGACACCGGCCGTGGGCGGATCATCGATTTTGAGACGACGCACTTCCGTGACGTGTCACCTGAGCAAAGGCACGCAGATGACTTGAAGGTGTTCTTACTTGACCTCCTCGGACGCAGCGCCGACGGCGAATGGCCGGACAACGCCTCTGGTTTTTTGAACGCTTATGGCCGGACCTGCGTGCTGGACCATTTACGGCGCATTTTTGTCATGCCTTCCGGGGCGGAACGGCTATGGTGGGCGATTCGGACGAGTTACCTGCCCGGAGTCTTACTGCGGCGCCGTGTGACCGAGTTGCAATCAGTGATCCCGTGA
- the hisD gene encoding histidinol dehydrogenase → MKVIDLRNDPAGCREDQFDRRYTPSPALASSVAGILAEVRRDGDAALQRFSQQFDHVDLAATGLRVTEAEIRSAMGHLDPQVKEAFEAAGTNVREFALRSRRTDWLAENLQGATVGERFDPFQRVGIYIPAGTAPLVSSAIMNVCLATAMEVPEIVVTSPPNREGMIDGNLLSAISLSGATEIYKVGGAQAIAALAFGTQSIRRVLKVFGPGNAYVTEAKRQVFGYVSVDLLPGPSEILVLADHTANVEFVAADLLAQAEHGPGSVICLVTTDTALAAKLPGVIERQLGRLQRQTYLQQVLKENASVVIARDPIQAIQVANAFAPEHLSLVMENASELAARIVTAGAIFLGHFSPVVAGDFMAGPSHTLPTGGAAKSFGGLTVDQFQRRTSLVCYDRAALERSAETLRRFSEVEQLDAHGRSVTIRFET, encoded by the coding sequence ATGAAGGTTATCGATTTACGCAATGACCCCGCTGGCTGCCGGGAAGACCAATTTGATCGTCGCTACACGCCCTCACCGGCACTCGCGTCCAGCGTGGCCGGGATCCTGGCGGAAGTTCGCCGCGACGGCGATGCCGCGTTGCAGCGGTTTTCGCAGCAGTTCGATCACGTGGACCTCGCGGCCACGGGCCTGCGGGTGACGGAAGCAGAAATCCGATCTGCCATGGGGCACCTGGATCCGCAGGTGAAGGAGGCGTTTGAGGCGGCCGGCACGAACGTACGCGAATTCGCGCTTCGGAGCCGGCGGACCGACTGGCTGGCGGAGAATCTTCAGGGCGCTACGGTGGGTGAGCGTTTCGATCCGTTTCAGCGGGTGGGCATTTACATCCCTGCAGGGACGGCGCCCCTGGTTTCTTCAGCGATCATGAACGTGTGCCTGGCCACTGCGATGGAGGTGCCGGAAATCGTGGTCACATCGCCGCCGAACCGCGAGGGAATGATCGACGGCAACCTGCTGTCCGCCATCAGCCTGTCCGGGGCGACGGAAATCTACAAGGTGGGTGGGGCTCAGGCGATCGCCGCACTGGCGTTCGGAACGCAAAGCATCCGGCGCGTCCTGAAAGTATTCGGCCCGGGGAACGCCTATGTGACGGAGGCGAAACGGCAGGTGTTCGGGTATGTAAGCGTCGACCTTCTACCCGGACCGAGTGAGATTCTGGTGCTCGCGGACCATACGGCTAACGTCGAATTTGTGGCTGCGGATCTGCTCGCCCAGGCCGAACATGGTCCTGGAAGCGTGATTTGTCTGGTCACCACGGACACTGCCCTGGCGGCGAAATTGCCGGGGGTCATCGAGCGTCAGCTTGGCCGATTGCAGCGGCAGACGTATCTACAGCAGGTTTTAAAAGAGAATGCGTCGGTCGTGATCGCCCGCGACCCGATCCAAGCCATCCAGGTCGCAAACGCGTTTGCGCCGGAACACCTGTCCCTGGTGATGGAAAATGCGAGTGAACTCGCGGCACGAATCGTTACGGCAGGCGCTATTTTCCTCGGCCATTTTTCCCCGGTGGTCGCAGGCGACTTCATGGCGGGACCGAGCCATACGCTGCCGACGGGCGGGGCCGCCAAATCATTCGGCGGGCTTACGGTCGACCAGTTCCAGCGCCGGACGAGTCTGGTGTGCTATGACCGCGCAGCGCTGGAAAGATCGGCTGAGACGTTGCGCCGGTTCAGCGAGGTCGAGCAATTGGACGCCCACGGCCGGTCGGTGACTATCCGCTTCGAGACCTAG
- the mtgA gene encoding monofunctional biosynthetic peptidoglycan transglycosylase, whose product MTARPVKAPNWGRRVFIWLVTVTALLLTVPMAEVAVVRFWDPPVTTVMIQRQVERWLGSPYRAGIDYRWVPLHSVSDNFLKGVWQMEDSRFFKHDGFDWIEMEQAMAQAKAKNQPVRGVSTISMQCARSLFLWQSRSWLRKGIEAYYTFLMERLLTKERILELYVNVIELGDGIYGIQAAAERYYGVNADRLTRAQGAMLAALLPFPRGWNPLHPSPRLQRRFILVLKRMNEGGSIERNLGDTGNG is encoded by the coding sequence ATGACGGCAAGACCGGTCAAAGCGCCAAACTGGGGACGCCGGGTCTTCATCTGGCTCGTGACGGTGACGGCATTGCTCCTGACGGTGCCCATGGCCGAGGTGGCGGTCGTGCGATTTTGGGATCCCCCGGTCACGACGGTGATGATCCAACGCCAAGTCGAACGCTGGCTTGGGTCTCCGTACCGGGCCGGCATCGACTACCGCTGGGTGCCGCTGCACTCGGTTTCAGACAACTTCCTCAAAGGGGTCTGGCAAATGGAGGACAGCCGCTTTTTCAAGCACGACGGCTTTGATTGGATCGAGATGGAGCAGGCCATGGCCCAGGCCAAGGCAAAAAATCAGCCGGTACGAGGCGTCTCGACGATCAGCATGCAATGCGCTCGATCCCTCTTTCTGTGGCAAAGCCGCTCATGGCTGCGCAAGGGAATCGAAGCGTACTACACGTTCCTGATGGAACGCCTTCTGACGAAGGAAAGGATCCTCGAACTGTACGTAAACGTGATCGAACTCGGCGACGGAATTTATGGGATCCAGGCGGCCGCGGAACGGTATTATGGGGTAAATGCGGATCGGTTGACCCGCGCTCAGGGGGCAATGCTGGCAGCGCTGCTGCCTTTTCCCCGGGGCTGGAATCCGTTGCATCCGAGTCCCCGCCTCCAGCGGCGGTTTATCCTGGTGCTGAAACGGATGAATGAAGGCGGTTCCATCGAGCGCAATCTGGGGGATACCGGTAACGGGTAG
- the atpC gene encoding ATP synthase F1 subunit epsilon yields MATVRLEVVTPEERIYSDDVDMVVIPAAEGEMGVLAGHVPTVAGLLPGALRITKAGRTSELLVGNGFVEVTHTTVSVLTDMALEEGGIDEQAAEEAVRRAEAALKERPADADTREDEEALLRRSLAQLQFKRRRRGQSPAASTALGGGEHTGGG; encoded by the coding sequence ATGGCTACCGTGCGACTCGAAGTGGTTACTCCGGAGGAGCGCATCTACTCCGACGATGTGGACATGGTGGTGATCCCGGCAGCAGAAGGTGAGATGGGCGTGCTGGCGGGTCACGTGCCGACCGTGGCAGGGTTGCTGCCCGGAGCGTTACGCATCACCAAGGCGGGACGCACTTCCGAGCTGCTGGTGGGAAACGGCTTCGTCGAGGTGACGCACACGACGGTTTCCGTACTGACCGACATGGCGCTGGAGGAAGGGGGGATTGACGAACAGGCGGCAGAGGAAGCGGTCCGGCGCGCCGAGGCCGCCCTGAAGGAGCGGCCCGCGGACGCCGATACCCGGGAAGATGAGGAAGCCCTGCTGCGGCGCTCGCTGGCCCAGTTGCAATTCAAACGTCGTCGCCGCGGCCAGAGCCCTGCCGCGTCCACCGCTCTCGGCGGTGGCGAGCACACCGGCGGTGGTTAA
- the atpD gene encoding F0F1 ATP synthase subunit beta, with amino-acid sequence MNQGTIVRVVGPVVDADFSGAPELPKIFDALTVEYPLDGQTNKLVLEVQQNVGDHWVRAIAMSSTEGLKRGMPIYDTGAPISVPVGEGVLGRVLNVIGEPVDERGPIQFEQRFPIHRPAPSLLDQDTSASILETGIKVIDLICPFTKGGKVGAFGGAGVGKTVVIMELINNIAKGHGGYSVFAGVGERTREGNDLYHEMSESGVINQKDLSQSKVALVYGQMNEPPGARLRVALTGLAVAEYFRDEKGQDVLLFIDNIFRFSQAGSEVSALLGRTPSAVGYQPTLASEMGELQERITSTKKGSITSFQAVYVPADDLTDPAPANTFAHLDSTIVLERSIAELGIYPAVDPLASTSKALAPEIVGEEHYQIARGVQRVLQRYKDLQDIIAILGMDELNPDDKLTVYRARKIQRFLSQPFHVAEVFTGKPGKYVSVAETIRGFKEILDGKHDDVPEQNFYMKGGIDEIHAAEE; translated from the coding sequence ATGAATCAAGGAACCATCGTCCGGGTGGTCGGTCCCGTTGTAGACGCAGATTTCAGCGGCGCTCCCGAATTGCCCAAGATTTTTGATGCCCTGACGGTTGAATACCCGTTGGATGGCCAGACCAACAAACTGGTCCTCGAGGTCCAGCAGAACGTCGGCGACCATTGGGTCCGCGCCATCGCGATGTCGTCAACGGAAGGGTTGAAACGCGGCATGCCCATCTACGATACGGGTGCGCCCATTTCGGTACCGGTTGGTGAGGGAGTGCTGGGCCGGGTCCTGAACGTCATTGGGGAGCCGGTCGACGAGCGGGGCCCCATCCAGTTCGAACAGCGTTTCCCGATCCATCGGCCTGCGCCCTCGTTACTTGACCAGGACACCAGCGCCAGCATCCTCGAGACCGGGATCAAGGTCATCGACCTGATTTGCCCGTTCACCAAGGGCGGCAAGGTCGGCGCCTTCGGAGGCGCCGGCGTCGGCAAGACGGTCGTGATCATGGAGTTGATCAACAACATCGCCAAGGGGCACGGCGGCTACTCGGTCTTTGCCGGCGTGGGTGAACGCACCCGGGAAGGCAACGACCTCTACCACGAAATGTCCGAATCGGGCGTCATCAACCAGAAAGATCTGTCCCAGTCCAAGGTTGCGCTGGTTTACGGTCAGATGAATGAGCCGCCCGGGGCGCGGCTCCGGGTGGCGTTGACCGGCCTGGCGGTTGCGGAGTACTTCCGTGACGAAAAGGGCCAGGACGTGCTGCTCTTCATTGACAACATCTTCCGCTTTTCTCAGGCCGGTTCCGAGGTCTCGGCACTGCTCGGCCGGACGCCTTCGGCGGTCGGTTATCAGCCCACGCTGGCCTCAGAGATGGGCGAATTGCAGGAGCGGATTACGTCAACGAAAAAGGGCTCCATTACGTCCTTTCAGGCCGTGTACGTGCCGGCTGACGACCTTACCGATCCCGCCCCGGCTAATACGTTTGCGCACCTGGATTCCACGATCGTGCTGGAACGATCGATCGCCGAACTGGGCATCTATCCCGCTGTGGATCCGCTGGCGTCCACCTCGAAGGCGCTCGCCCCGGAAATCGTGGGCGAAGAGCATTACCAGATTGCCCGCGGCGTTCAGCGCGTATTGCAACGTTATAAGGATCTCCAGGACATCATCGCGATTCTGGGCATGGATGAACTGAACCCGGACGACAAGCTGACCGTGTACCGCGCGCGCAAGATCCAGCGGTTCCTGAGCCAGCCGTTCCACGTGGCGGAGGTGTTTACCGGTAAGCCCGGAAAATACGTCAGCGTCGCGGAGACCATCCGAGGATTCAAGGAAATCCTGGACGGGAAGCACGACGATGTGCCCGAGCAGAATTTCTACATGAAGGGTGGCATCGACGAAATCCACGCGGCCGAAGAGTAA